The genomic segment agggctctaggccaTCGTATGGTCCCATTTAGGGACATAGTGAACCCCTATCAGTAAAACACGGTTTtgggctaggagttatttgaactcaagccttcttcgagaaaccacctaaccctctttaagcctatttttatctctttaagacatgtattctctgaaatcaagTCTGAAACTCTTACTCTATTATGGCattcatttatatggtatcgttataccattgacttgcaagtcgaatctctaagccataaaatatcgtATTGTAATCTCTTCTTTTAAAACATAAAGTTCAGACTACTATACTTCAAACCATTCAAGAAGACTCATgcttcaaaacatatgtcaaattattcaaagaatctctcttttcaacatttcaacaaacatgtggtggtcatgtatttttgacaaaccatgcaattctttcattatatatctTCAACATTTTTCAACATATAAAACCCATActtataaatttaaaatcaatcataaACCATTCAACAATAGTCAAGAACATTGATACCATGCTTCAAAATATAACATTCTTCAATTCGTAATATGCAAAAAATCTAAAGGTGTTGCAACATGAGAGGGAGTGTAATTAGTCATGCtgtcaattcaattatcaactaTAGATGCATATgtacgtatatatatacataaatgaaaTCAATTTTCTTTAAGGGGAGACCTCAATACCAAAACAATAGATCAAAAAGGATTCACAATGTACAGTTGTAAATTTAATTCAAACCAATtgcaaattcatgatttctcaacattcaaaacaccattaaaaaCGCTATCACCATTCCCATTAAGTTTAGggaaaccccacgtaccttaattgtgaatgattatgaggaaatttcaaaaagattggatttaagcttgattgcccaaaccctagttgttttctcctcttgtgttcttgaaagatgaattagggatcGTAAGAGAGAGTAAAACATTACTAATAGGCTTAATTTCATTTAAAGATGATTAGGAACGGAATTTGGGTGAGAAAATATGACTAAAGTTCCCCTATATCTTTAGGAATTGAAATAACGCATTAAACCACTTTAGATTCACGTCAGATTTCCTATTGGGGCGCAGTCGACACGATGCATCAAGATTGCGTCGGCTTACTGTCTCACATAGAAAATGCCAAAGTTTttgctcggttatcggattttggcaaaattggtatcgttggaaagctaattaaattatctataatttggtgggcttgagataaaaaattctacatatataaaaagttatacacgttcaaagtagacccttatagaatcaaatattaaattttggattaatgaaagattcttagctcaactatgctctaagtgatttctaggaacacttttcacctcataatcacttcatacagTAGGAGAAAGATCATGAAATGCGAGtttaaatataaaccataaaATTAGAGCTTACGCACGTTGGAACGACGGTTCactttctagctcaaaaatgcagggtattacattatctctcccttggaatcattcgtccccgaatgataggtataaaagtgtagaatCAAGAATGAAACCTCGCATTGAACATTTCTCCctaacaaaatatgcaaaggcatcaaacgagcttaatgataacccctagtgaaatgtGAGCACGAAACGtgggataatgagactttacatagggatgatcttgcacatgagttctatgaatcataatcatcacaacagaAGGCAGGGGTTTACTTGATGATCATAGACCTGATTTATACTGgtattaataatgaaataagatttcgcAGAAGAAAGGattagaagcattctccacctcaCATGATACAATGAATAGACTTATCTTAAAGTCACTTCTCAGCTATGCCCCAacattaaataacatacttcattcTTTCCATCATACTATTCTCCCATCACGcatctaaccataagagtttgagtTTCACTGCAATGtgcttttatgttgaagcctaacttaGAGTAACAAGGTGATAACTTAACCTATAGGATCCTGTACTTTACATTCCATTAAGAATATTACCTCACCTTATCACTATCATCAAACACCCTTAGGTTTTAATTtaaggaatactaaccacatagtacatGGGTTGTGATTTCataatcacaacattcaagcctatcattactacacccacttcatggactTCCTCCACTAAGTTTACCTGCAAATTCAATAACATTCACAAAGATTTTTGTCATATATCTcattcctaactatttcacataacaaaagtttctctccttcttttccctttcacctataaccttagctcgagaattcacactaatttttttcttttttgccttcaagaacatctactcccctacctaacacaTCACCGGGCATCCACAACCACTATCCTACTGTCATACGAAGagtcattaagggacccgagaATAAATATCATGAATGGAAAATAACNNNNNNNNNNNNNNNNNNNNNNNNNNNNNNNNNNNNNNNNNNNNNNNNNNNNNNNNNNNNNNNNNNNNNNNNNNNNNNNNNNNNNNNNNNNNNNNNNNNNGATTGTATCTTGATAGCTTGCaatcaaggagaagaagaagataaatggAAGCTGAATTTTCATTATTCTCTCTAGAAGCTTTACAGTTatgagtctatttatagacttgagTTAAGATGAGCTAAGAATGAGCTAAGAAGTGAATTATGTATCCAGCTCATTGACAGCTCATTGTAACTGACTAATTATTAtctaacaacctctaacaacCTATACAGTTGACTTATCTATCGgctaactaactaactgactaactacCCTATCAGTTTTACACATTAATGGAATAGATAGTCGTATATGTGTCAGTGTATGTAGTAGTCAAAACACTCCCCCTTAAGCTATAGGGTGCAAAATGTTTAGCACACCAAGCTTGCTGAGTAAATGAGTATGTTGAGCAAGGCTCAGGCCCTTGGTAAGTAGGTCAGAAAGTTGATCACTAGATTGAACATATGGAGCCTTAACTAAGCCATCTTAATCTTGTCCCTGATGAAGTGACAGTCAATTTCAATATGTTTAGTTCTCTCATGAAACACAGAGTCTTTGGCCAACTGAATGGTTGAATTACTGTTACTGAATACTAAAACAGGAAGGGTGACATGAACCTTGAGTTCCTGAAATAAACCAACCAGCCAAGTGAGCTCTGCAACTACTGAAGCCATGCTTCTGTACTCATCTTCAGCAGAACTCCGGGAAATAGTgtgctatttttttatttccatgATATTAGTGATTCACCAAAGTGAATGATATAACCAGTAACTGATCTTCTGGTGTTAGGGCAAGCAGCCCAATCTGAGTCACACCAACAAGTTAGAGTAGTAGCAGGCTCAGCCTTGTACTAGACAACTTGACCAATAGAACCTTTAAGGTATCTATCCACCCTAGTAGCTGCTTCCCAATGAGATTTCTTGGGGTGTTGCATGAATTAGGTAAGAGTTTTAATAACAAAGTTAATGTTTGGCCTTTTAATAGTGGCTTACATAAGTTTGCCAACAAGTCTTTGGTAAGATGAAGTGTCAGGCAGCAACTCATCATCTTGTGCACCTATGGCATGATCATACTCAATTGACATTAACTTGGCATTAGATTCTAGAGGGGTGATAGCCAGTTTAGAACCACTAAGCCTTGTGTtagaaatcaactcaaaaatgtACTTTCTTTGGTTCAATATGATCTCTGATGCTGATCTTAAAACTTCAATACCTAAAAAATACTTGAGATCCCCCAAGTCTTTCATTTTAAACTACTGATGCAACTTGATTTTAGAGGCATTGATTAATGATGCACTAATCCCAATAATcagcaaatcatcaacatatacaagcACTATAACAGTATCATTACCTTGATGCAAAGTAAATAGGGAATAGTCATGTACACTCTGGGTAAAACTAGCATCAAGTAAAGCATGAGTGAGCTTCAGATTCCACTGCCTGGAGGCCTGCTTAAGACCATACAAGGATTGGATCAACTTACACACCTTGTGCTCCCCCGATCTTCTAAATCCTTCTGGCATTTCCATGTAGACTTCCTCCTCAAGATCCCCTCGGAGGAATGCGTTATGcacatccatttgataaagaTTCCAACCTTTAGATAGAGTTACTGCAATCATACATCTGACTGTAACCATTTTAGCCACTGGTGAGAAGGTTTCATGACAATCTAACCCCTCCTATTGGCTATATTCTTTGGCCTCTAATCTTGATTTGAACCTCTCCACTTCACCATTTGcaagatattttatttgttatatccatttggaaccaacagtATTCTTTCCCTTAGGTAGATCAATAATGATCCATGTGTTGTTAGCTTTCAAGGCCTGAATctctgacttcatagcttccacCCACCTTGCATCTTTTATAGCTTGTTTATAGTGCTGAGGCTCAGTCAAAGTGGAGAATTTTGTTAAATAGTACTGATAAGTAGGACTTAGATTTTTGTAAGACAGGTTGTCGACTAATGGATGTTTGTATCTCTGGTTTCTGGAAGTGTTAACATAATTATGTATCCACACCGGTGGTCTGCTTGTTCTTGTTGGTCTACTGGAAGAGGGTTGAGGTAGGGAACAGTCATCTTGACATGTTTCTTCATGAGTGGTGCCAGGTGAAGCTGCACCAGGTACTGCAGTATCAGAAATATTTTCCTCCTCAATTGGAGCTTCTTCAGTAATACTTTCAGTAGTTGTCTCGGGAAATATTTCATCATCTGTGGGGATCAAGAAGTCTATGATATCTTCTtcagatgagaaagtttgtgtaTTTTGTACTGGTGATGAAGTAAATTGAAATGCATCTTCATGAAACACAACATCGCTACTGACTAATAGTCTCTTTGAGGTGAAATCCAGCAGCAAATATCCCTTCTGAGACTCTGAATATCCCTCTAATACTATAGGTTTGACTGGGAGATAGAAATAAAGAATCTGATATCATTAGTTAACAGATTACAAAGTGCTTGTACTTCACTTAGAGATCACAACGAGGAGAGTTCCTTGCCTACTCTTTGAGATGCTTTACCTACTATCGCCGTCATCGGTGGATAGAGTTTTGGGAAATCTTTAGTGCTTAAGAGCATTGTTGGAAAAGATTTCTTGCCTCGTGGATCAGGAATTGTCACTCATCGTCCCTTGTCCTACAGCTTTATCAGATAGATGAAGGTAGAGAATATTCAGAATTTAAACTCTACTCTTTGTATCCCTGGCAATCATTCTCTctgaaaaatcaaaattctaataGCTTCATCCAAATATGAGTTCCAGCAAATGGGTTGGGAGTCCTTCTAATTCATCATCAAAGCAGAAAGTTACCTCTACACCAACAATTGATGAGATAAATCTAGGTTTTGGAGATATGGGCTTGAACTCTGAACAAAATGATGGATGGGAAGTATATGCTAAGAAGCCCAAGAACAAGGAAAGCAGTGCTAGGAAGCAATGGTCTCCTCAGAATCCCAATCCAAAAACTTGGGGAAACCAGAATACTAAAGCTTGGGGTCATCCAGATGTTGTTCCGAAATTGGTAATGCGCAATAATGTTAGATCAGGAAGGGGTTCTAGATATAACTGGTCTGCACCTAATGATACTCGAAAACATACAAGGCCGCAGCTGCCATCTCTCCTGCTCTGAAGAATGGTTGGGATTGGTCTGCTAGAGTTGTGTCAGCTCATCCTAAGGATACTTCGCCGGTTGCTGATGATGATAAGGCTATTGAACATGATGGTGAGGATAATGAATTGGATTTTCTTGATGAAAGTGATGATAACCTTCATAGTGATGACTTTGATTCATATATGGCCGAAATGAGTTATGAGATGCGCAAGAAAAATTAGTGgttcaaataacttttttaaTCTCTTGATAGTTTGACTGTTATTGAGATTAATGATCCCAAAAGATAGTGGCACTGCCCTGCATGCAAAGGTGGTCCAGGCGCAATTGAATGGTTTACAGGGTTACAATCATTGATGACCCATGCAAAAACAAAAGGATTAAGGGTTAAAATACATAGAGAACTTGCTGAACTTTTGGAGGAAGAGCTATGTCAGAGAGGTACTTCTGTTATACCTTCAGGTAAAGTGTATGAAAGATGGGATGGCATC from the Capsicum annuum cultivar UCD-10X-F1 chromosome 9, UCD10Xv1.1, whole genome shotgun sequence genome contains:
- the LOC107841429 gene encoding uncharacterized protein LOC107841429 — translated: MTAIVVKPIVLEGYSESQKGYLLLDFTSKRLLVSSDVVFHEDAFQFTSSPVQNTQTFSSEEDIIDFLIPTDDEIFPETTTESITEEAPIEEENISDTAVPGAASPGTTHEETCQDDCSLPQPSSSRPTRTSRPPVWIHNYVNTSRNQRYKHPLVDNLSYKNLSPTYQYYLTKFSTLTEPQHYKQAIKDARWVEAMKSEIQALKANNTWIIIDLPKGKNTVGSKWI